One part of the Tachysurus fulvidraco isolate hzauxx_2018 chromosome 23, HZAU_PFXX_2.0, whole genome shotgun sequence genome encodes these proteins:
- the zbtb48 gene encoding telomere zinc finger-associated protein isoform X2, whose product MFIILNLHFIKFTSDPLLQFYVSEYNDDGHPVFMEKSTLDGAHAQWVLYELNQQRRLGKFCDVMLNAPSGQVFPVHRNILACFSKMFQDTASSTPRTEINLPQECPVDGLELLLHFFYTGDLQLNSNNEAKVRQAADGLYVPHSLLPVQSLVGINGSVCSEEKPLYPPQTVDTKPDLTAMPQSGTQREVKINNEKTSTRSEAVIVELDESPSTSPATVTRSGRRVRGPSRLVRDDAVPVVSKAKRRTAAPGAKDEGIISNDGEQSYTQVPSEAQDGPGAHENSSAEEDGVEVFIEDTDEEYTPHDSPVASPKAPRGKRKRKGSTSGKENGGGSSKETKKSSVQCPTCHKTFLSKYYLKVHNRRHTGEKPFKCDKCGKCYYRKENLQEHEARNCLSRTDMMFSCSRCPMSFKKRQELRTHTVTHTGEMPNKCPLCPKCFLSRTELRLHEAAKHRGEKLFVCEECGHRASSRNGLQMHIKAIHRKERPFVCEICNHAFTQKVNLNMHLRTHTGEKPYQCHMCGKTFRTQASLDKHNRTHTGERPYSCEFCEQRFTEKGPLQRHIASRHQEGQPHSCHICNKSFKAVEQLRVHVRRHKGMRKFECSECGYKFTRQAHLRRHSQIHNRVENYTPRQRKLRNLIVEDENTESTSSPPPTDMANEETQPGATESGEQQDSRAAKETEQESFGMDEVMEVLVTDTFPIQTDLVVELQGDGADGKA is encoded by the exons ATGTTCATTATATTgaatttacactttattaaattTACATCAGATCCCCTTTTGCAGTTCTACGTTTCTGAATACAATGATGACGGTCAC CCAGTCTTCATGGAGAAAAGCACACTAGATGGTGCTCACGCTCAGTGGGTGTTGTACGAGCTCAACCAGCAGAGGAGGCTTGGAAAGTTCTGTGACGTGATGCTCAACGCTCCGAGCGGCCAGGTCTTCCCTGTCCATCGCAACATCCTAGCTTGCTTCAGCAAAATGTTTCAGGACACGGCTTCTTCCACACCACGTACAGAGATCAACCTTCCACAAGAGTGTCCTGTTGATGGACTTGAGCTGCTGCTGCATTTCTTCTACACTGGTGATCTCCAGCTAAACAGCAATAACGAGGCGAAGGTTCGACAAGCTGCGGACGGCCTGTACGTGCCACATTCGCTCCTTCCTGTCCAGAGTTTGGTCGGAATTAACGGTTCAGTCTGTAGCGAAGAGAAGCCACTTTACCCCCCACAAACTGTGGACACCAAACCGGACTTGACTGCTATGCCACAATCAGGAACTCAACGGGAGGTGAAAATCAACAACGAAAAGACCTCAACGAGGTCAGAAGCAGTAATTGTGGAGCTTGATGAGTCTCCCAGCACCAGCCCAGCCACCGTCACTCGATCTGGCAGGAGGGTGAGGGGCCCTAGCAGGCTGGTCAGAGACGACGCTGTTCCTGTAGTCTCAAAAGCAAAAAGAAGAACTGCAGCTCCTGGGGCTAAGGATGAAGGCATCATCTCAAATGATGGAGAACAGAGCTATACACAAGTGCCAAGTGAGGCTCAG GACGGACCTGGAGCTCACGAGAACTCCTCCGCCGAAGAGGACGGCGTGGAGGTTTTCATAGAAGACACCGATGAAGAATACACGCCGCACGATTCGCCCGTCGCGTCTCCTAAAGCTCCAAGAGGGAAACGGAAACGGAAAGGAAGCACGAGCGGCAAAGAAAACGGAGGCGGCTCTTCGAAAGAAACGAAGAAGAGCTCCGTTCAGTGTCCGACGTGTCACAAAACATTCCTCAGCAAATACTACCTGAAAGTACACAACAGGAGGCACACGGGGGAGAAGCCGTTCAAGTGTGACAAATGCGGGAAATGCTATTACAGGAAAGAGAATTTGCAGGAGCACGAGGCGAGGAATTGTCTCAGCAGGACAGATATG ATGTTTTCCTGTTCAAGGTGTCCCATGAGCTTTAAGAAGAGACAGGAACTGCGTacgcacacagtcacacacacgggCGAGATGCCAAATAAG TGTCCACTGTGCCCCAAATGCTTCCTGTCCCGTACCGAGCTGCGACTCCACGAAGCCGCAAAGCACCGTGGGGAGAAGCTGTTTGTGTGCGAGGAGTGCGGCCACCGAGCGTCCAGCCGCAACGGCCTACAGATGCACATCAAAGCCATTCACAG GAAGGAGCGTCCGTTCGTGTGCGAGATCTGCAATCATGCCTTTACACAGAAGGTCAATCTGAACATGCAcctccgcacacacacaggagagaaaccgTATCAGTGCCACATGTGCGGCAAGACCTTCCGCACTCAGG cgagCCTGGACAAGCAtaaccgcacacacacaggtgagcggCCATACAGCTGCGAGTTCTGCGAGCAAAGGTTCACCGAGAAGGGACCACTGCAGCGCCACATAGCCAGCAGACACCAGGAAGGTCAACCACACTCCTGTCACATCTGCAACAAGTCCTTCAAAG CTGTCGAGCAGCTCCGCGTACACGTGCGGAGACACAAAGGCATGAGAAAGTTCGAGTGCAGCGAGTGTGGCTACAAGTTCACCAGACAG GCTCACTTGCGCCGCCACTCGCAGATCCACAACCGTGTGGAGAACTACACCCCACGCCAGAGGAAACTGCGCAACCTAATAGTGGAAGACGAGAACACAGAGAGTACGTCGTCTCCTCCTCCCACAGATATGGCAAACGAGG
- the zbtb48 gene encoding telomere zinc finger-associated protein isoform X1 — MFIILNLHFIKFTSDPLLQFYVSEYNDDGHPVFMEKSTLDGAHAQWVLYELNQQRRLGKFCDVMLNAPSGQVFPVHRNILACFSKMFQDTASSTPRTEINLPQECPVDGLELLLHFFYTGDLQLNSNNEAKVRQAADGLYVPHSLLPVQSLVGINGSVCSEEKPLYPPQTVDTKPDLTAMPQSGTQREVKINNEKTSTRSEAVIVELDESPSTSPATVTRSGRRVRGPSRLVRDDAVPVVSKAKRRTAAPGAKDEGIISNDGEQSYTQVPSEAQDGPGAHENSSAEEDGVEVFIEDTDEEYTPHDSPVASPKAPRGKRKRKGSTSGKENGGGSSKETKKSSVQCPTCHKTFLSKYYLKVHNRRHTGEKPFKCDKCGKCYYRKENLQEHEARNCLSRTDMMFSCSRCPMSFKKRQELRTHTVTHTGEMPNKCASCSEQFMQKKELRNHMIKVHGAPKPYACPLCPKCFLSRTELRLHEAAKHRGEKLFVCEECGHRASSRNGLQMHIKAIHRKERPFVCEICNHAFTQKVNLNMHLRTHTGEKPYQCHMCGKTFRTQASLDKHNRTHTGERPYSCEFCEQRFTEKGPLQRHIASRHQEGQPHSCHICNKSFKAVEQLRVHVRRHKGMRKFECSECGYKFTRQAHLRRHSQIHNRVENYTPRQRKLRNLIVEDENTESTSSPPPTDMANEETQPGATESGEQQDSRAAKETEQESFGMDEVMEVLVTDTFPIQTDLVVELQGDGADGKA; from the exons ATGTTCATTATATTgaatttacactttattaaattTACATCAGATCCCCTTTTGCAGTTCTACGTTTCTGAATACAATGATGACGGTCAC CCAGTCTTCATGGAGAAAAGCACACTAGATGGTGCTCACGCTCAGTGGGTGTTGTACGAGCTCAACCAGCAGAGGAGGCTTGGAAAGTTCTGTGACGTGATGCTCAACGCTCCGAGCGGCCAGGTCTTCCCTGTCCATCGCAACATCCTAGCTTGCTTCAGCAAAATGTTTCAGGACACGGCTTCTTCCACACCACGTACAGAGATCAACCTTCCACAAGAGTGTCCTGTTGATGGACTTGAGCTGCTGCTGCATTTCTTCTACACTGGTGATCTCCAGCTAAACAGCAATAACGAGGCGAAGGTTCGACAAGCTGCGGACGGCCTGTACGTGCCACATTCGCTCCTTCCTGTCCAGAGTTTGGTCGGAATTAACGGTTCAGTCTGTAGCGAAGAGAAGCCACTTTACCCCCCACAAACTGTGGACACCAAACCGGACTTGACTGCTATGCCACAATCAGGAACTCAACGGGAGGTGAAAATCAACAACGAAAAGACCTCAACGAGGTCAGAAGCAGTAATTGTGGAGCTTGATGAGTCTCCCAGCACCAGCCCAGCCACCGTCACTCGATCTGGCAGGAGGGTGAGGGGCCCTAGCAGGCTGGTCAGAGACGACGCTGTTCCTGTAGTCTCAAAAGCAAAAAGAAGAACTGCAGCTCCTGGGGCTAAGGATGAAGGCATCATCTCAAATGATGGAGAACAGAGCTATACACAAGTGCCAAGTGAGGCTCAG GACGGACCTGGAGCTCACGAGAACTCCTCCGCCGAAGAGGACGGCGTGGAGGTTTTCATAGAAGACACCGATGAAGAATACACGCCGCACGATTCGCCCGTCGCGTCTCCTAAAGCTCCAAGAGGGAAACGGAAACGGAAAGGAAGCACGAGCGGCAAAGAAAACGGAGGCGGCTCTTCGAAAGAAACGAAGAAGAGCTCCGTTCAGTGTCCGACGTGTCACAAAACATTCCTCAGCAAATACTACCTGAAAGTACACAACAGGAGGCACACGGGGGAGAAGCCGTTCAAGTGTGACAAATGCGGGAAATGCTATTACAGGAAAGAGAATTTGCAGGAGCACGAGGCGAGGAATTGTCTCAGCAGGACAGATATG ATGTTTTCCTGTTCAAGGTGTCCCATGAGCTTTAAGAAGAGACAGGAACTGCGTacgcacacagtcacacacacgggCGAGATGCCAAATAAG tgcgCGTCGTGCTCCGAGCAGTTCATGCAGAAGAAAGAGCTCAGAAACCACATGATTAAAGTCCACGGAGCTCCGAAACCGTACGCA TGTCCACTGTGCCCCAAATGCTTCCTGTCCCGTACCGAGCTGCGACTCCACGAAGCCGCAAAGCACCGTGGGGAGAAGCTGTTTGTGTGCGAGGAGTGCGGCCACCGAGCGTCCAGCCGCAACGGCCTACAGATGCACATCAAAGCCATTCACAG GAAGGAGCGTCCGTTCGTGTGCGAGATCTGCAATCATGCCTTTACACAGAAGGTCAATCTGAACATGCAcctccgcacacacacaggagagaaaccgTATCAGTGCCACATGTGCGGCAAGACCTTCCGCACTCAGG cgagCCTGGACAAGCAtaaccgcacacacacaggtgagcggCCATACAGCTGCGAGTTCTGCGAGCAAAGGTTCACCGAGAAGGGACCACTGCAGCGCCACATAGCCAGCAGACACCAGGAAGGTCAACCACACTCCTGTCACATCTGCAACAAGTCCTTCAAAG CTGTCGAGCAGCTCCGCGTACACGTGCGGAGACACAAAGGCATGAGAAAGTTCGAGTGCAGCGAGTGTGGCTACAAGTTCACCAGACAG GCTCACTTGCGCCGCCACTCGCAGATCCACAACCGTGTGGAGAACTACACCCCACGCCAGAGGAAACTGCGCAACCTAATAGTGGAAGACGAGAACACAGAGAGTACGTCGTCTCCTCCTCCCACAGATATGGCAAACGAGG
- the zbtb48 gene encoding telomere zinc finger-associated protein isoform X3, which translates to MEKSTLDGAHAQWVLYELNQQRRLGKFCDVMLNAPSGQVFPVHRNILACFSKMFQDTASSTPRTEINLPQECPVDGLELLLHFFYTGDLQLNSNNEAKVRQAADGLYVPHSLLPVQSLVGINGSVCSEEKPLYPPQTVDTKPDLTAMPQSGTQREVKINNEKTSTRSEAVIVELDESPSTSPATVTRSGRRVRGPSRLVRDDAVPVVSKAKRRTAAPGAKDEGIISNDGEQSYTQVPSEAQDGPGAHENSSAEEDGVEVFIEDTDEEYTPHDSPVASPKAPRGKRKRKGSTSGKENGGGSSKETKKSSVQCPTCHKTFLSKYYLKVHNRRHTGEKPFKCDKCGKCYYRKENLQEHEARNCLSRTDMMFSCSRCPMSFKKRQELRTHTVTHTGEMPNKCASCSEQFMQKKELRNHMIKVHGAPKPYACPLCPKCFLSRTELRLHEAAKHRGEKLFVCEECGHRASSRNGLQMHIKAIHRKERPFVCEICNHAFTQKVNLNMHLRTHTGEKPYQCHMCGKTFRTQASLDKHNRTHTGERPYSCEFCEQRFTEKGPLQRHIASRHQEGQPHSCHICNKSFKAVEQLRVHVRRHKGMRKFECSECGYKFTRQAHLRRHSQIHNRVENYTPRQRKLRNLIVEDENTESTSSPPPTDMANEETQPGATESGEQQDSRAAKETEQESFGMDEVMEVLVTDTFPIQTDLVVELQGDGADGKA; encoded by the exons ATGGAGAAAAGCACACTAGATGGTGCTCACGCTCAGTGGGTGTTGTACGAGCTCAACCAGCAGAGGAGGCTTGGAAAGTTCTGTGACGTGATGCTCAACGCTCCGAGCGGCCAGGTCTTCCCTGTCCATCGCAACATCCTAGCTTGCTTCAGCAAAATGTTTCAGGACACGGCTTCTTCCACACCACGTACAGAGATCAACCTTCCACAAGAGTGTCCTGTTGATGGACTTGAGCTGCTGCTGCATTTCTTCTACACTGGTGATCTCCAGCTAAACAGCAATAACGAGGCGAAGGTTCGACAAGCTGCGGACGGCCTGTACGTGCCACATTCGCTCCTTCCTGTCCAGAGTTTGGTCGGAATTAACGGTTCAGTCTGTAGCGAAGAGAAGCCACTTTACCCCCCACAAACTGTGGACACCAAACCGGACTTGACTGCTATGCCACAATCAGGAACTCAACGGGAGGTGAAAATCAACAACGAAAAGACCTCAACGAGGTCAGAAGCAGTAATTGTGGAGCTTGATGAGTCTCCCAGCACCAGCCCAGCCACCGTCACTCGATCTGGCAGGAGGGTGAGGGGCCCTAGCAGGCTGGTCAGAGACGACGCTGTTCCTGTAGTCTCAAAAGCAAAAAGAAGAACTGCAGCTCCTGGGGCTAAGGATGAAGGCATCATCTCAAATGATGGAGAACAGAGCTATACACAAGTGCCAAGTGAGGCTCAG GACGGACCTGGAGCTCACGAGAACTCCTCCGCCGAAGAGGACGGCGTGGAGGTTTTCATAGAAGACACCGATGAAGAATACACGCCGCACGATTCGCCCGTCGCGTCTCCTAAAGCTCCAAGAGGGAAACGGAAACGGAAAGGAAGCACGAGCGGCAAAGAAAACGGAGGCGGCTCTTCGAAAGAAACGAAGAAGAGCTCCGTTCAGTGTCCGACGTGTCACAAAACATTCCTCAGCAAATACTACCTGAAAGTACACAACAGGAGGCACACGGGGGAGAAGCCGTTCAAGTGTGACAAATGCGGGAAATGCTATTACAGGAAAGAGAATTTGCAGGAGCACGAGGCGAGGAATTGTCTCAGCAGGACAGATATG ATGTTTTCCTGTTCAAGGTGTCCCATGAGCTTTAAGAAGAGACAGGAACTGCGTacgcacacagtcacacacacgggCGAGATGCCAAATAAG tgcgCGTCGTGCTCCGAGCAGTTCATGCAGAAGAAAGAGCTCAGAAACCACATGATTAAAGTCCACGGAGCTCCGAAACCGTACGCA TGTCCACTGTGCCCCAAATGCTTCCTGTCCCGTACCGAGCTGCGACTCCACGAAGCCGCAAAGCACCGTGGGGAGAAGCTGTTTGTGTGCGAGGAGTGCGGCCACCGAGCGTCCAGCCGCAACGGCCTACAGATGCACATCAAAGCCATTCACAG GAAGGAGCGTCCGTTCGTGTGCGAGATCTGCAATCATGCCTTTACACAGAAGGTCAATCTGAACATGCAcctccgcacacacacaggagagaaaccgTATCAGTGCCACATGTGCGGCAAGACCTTCCGCACTCAGG cgagCCTGGACAAGCAtaaccgcacacacacaggtgagcggCCATACAGCTGCGAGTTCTGCGAGCAAAGGTTCACCGAGAAGGGACCACTGCAGCGCCACATAGCCAGCAGACACCAGGAAGGTCAACCACACTCCTGTCACATCTGCAACAAGTCCTTCAAAG CTGTCGAGCAGCTCCGCGTACACGTGCGGAGACACAAAGGCATGAGAAAGTTCGAGTGCAGCGAGTGTGGCTACAAGTTCACCAGACAG GCTCACTTGCGCCGCCACTCGCAGATCCACAACCGTGTGGAGAACTACACCCCACGCCAGAGGAAACTGCGCAACCTAATAGTGGAAGACGAGAACACAGAGAGTACGTCGTCTCCTCCTCCCACAGATATGGCAAACGAGG
- the nol9 gene encoding polynucleotide 5'-hydroxyl-kinase NOL9, whose amino-acid sequence MKVHKVSKRHVKNKWRTHGKKIRFADPSGSSPRPSTAKSENELVHRQKPKVKRLQKTYTKATTVTSKDGRVSQAKGKAMSASFPHVHTNGGTELEIGSDSEDSQDWRSYAKSVLQNGFEKEGGEGKSVTNQLKEEEVIEYHMQYDRSQNHTVLILKQGQSLCFRGTCLLTCLSGRVEVLGFTIEQGQQPYPLFSPTSHCPLTIRAMTECTASTKSRKESQLEAKALVRKYLSSEPRKRLLSEVDANSCVVLLQPLDTPLTRFLGSFEEFNHLFGLSSKELRSQAALCNPAFSAVGVTALQGSCARGLVASDSYKEALSSLLSAWEGDFDRCPVILVCGAKNSGKSNFNRHLINSLLNHTASVEYLECDLGQTEFTPPGCLSLITVTEPLLGPPFTHQREPDHMVFYGQADCQSDLDRYLDSLKSLWRHYSRENPIIINTMGWVKGHGFQVLVDLIRFFSVTHVVQLSYGETTQFHTLTPDLLRSAHGWHTHPVAQSAMAEEPTNQLAARGHVLLSVHSEFEGAGTAGEMRHQRSNELRDLALLGYFSQLQSAGLDPIRPLHCFTPYQVPHSAVALGVTHCDVAPNHILYAANASLVALCCLSEKVSGRGGPVLLSQTPICQCVGLGVLRGVDMARGLYFLVTPVPPATLRQVNCLLLGEITLPKLLLTVQHGVETELPYVTTDYSFEVTGAGKVHVFKGLARPGFVKAKPNN is encoded by the exons ATGAAAGTGCACAAAGTTTCGAAACGCCACGTGAAAAACAAGTGGCGCACCCACGGGAAGAAAATCCGGTTCGCGGACCCCTCCGGTTCCAGTCCGAGGCCTTCAACAGCAAAGTCTGAGAATGAACTTGTACACAGACAGAAGCCCAAAGTGAAGCGGTTACAGAAAACTTACACCAAGGCAACGACCGTAACATCCAAAGATGGACGTGTGTCACAGGCGAAAGGCAAAGCCATGTCTGCATCCTTCCCTCACGTCCACACTAACGGTGGCACTGAGCTGGAGATTGGGAGCGACTCGGAGGACTCCCAGGACTGGAGATCCTACGCCAAGAGCGTACTTCAGAACGGTTTCGAGAAAGAAGGAGGTGAAGGGAAGTCAGTTACGAATCAGTTAAAGGAAGAGGAGGTGATTGAATACCACATGCAGTATGACCGCTCCCAGAACCACACAGTGTTAATCCTGAAGCAAggccag TCGCTGTGTTTCAGAGGAACGTGCCTCCTCACTTGCCTGAGCGGTCGTGTGGAAGTCCTGGGCTTCACCATAGAGCAGGGCCAACAGCCTTATCCACTATTCTCGCCAACGTCCCACTGTCCTCTCACCATCAGGGCTATGACTGAGTGCACAGCGTCCACCAAGAGCAGGAAGGAAAGCCAGCTGGAGGCCAAGGCCCTCGTCCGCAAGTACCTCTCGTCAG AGCCGCGGAAGAGACTGCTGAGCGAGGTGGACGCAAACTCATGCGTGGTGCTGCTTCAGCCGCTGGACACCCCACTCACGCGTTTCTTGGGCAGCTTTGAAGAATTCAACCATCTCTTTGGCCTCAGCTCG AAGGAGCTGCGCTCTCAGGCGGCTCTGTGTAACCCGGCTTTCTCAGCCGTGGGCGTCACCGCGCTGCAGGGTTCCTGTGCACGTGGTCTGGTGGCATCTGACAGCTATAAAGAGGCCCTCAGCAGCTTGCTCAGTGCTTGGGAAG GGGATTTCGATCGCTGTCCTGTCATTCTCGTGTGCGGAGCCAAAAACTCCGGCAAGTCGAACTTCAACAGACATCTGATCAACAGCCTGCTGAACCA cACTGCGAGTGTAGAGTATTTGGAGTGTGATCTAGGTCAGACCGAATTCACACCTCCTGGCTGTCTGTCCTTAATCACAGTGACCGAGCCACTGCTAG gCCCGCCATTCACACACCAGCGAGAGCCGGATCACATGGTGTTTTATGGCCAGGCAGACTGCCAGTCCGATCTAGACCGCTACCTGGACTCGCTCAAATCCCTGTGGAGACACTACAGCAGAGAGAACCCCATCATCATTAACACCATGGGATGGGTCAAAG GCCATGGCTTCCAGGTGCTGGTGGACCTCATCCGCTTCTTCTCAGTCACCCACGTGGTTCAGCTGAGCTACGGCGAAACAACCCAGTTCCATACCCTCACTCCTGACCTACTGCGCTCTGCACACGGCTGGCACACGCATCCCGTGGCACAGTCGGCCATGGCTGAGGAACCAACCAATCAGCTCGCAGCAAGGGGTCACGTGCTCCTCAGCGTCCACTCGGAGTTCGAAGGGGCCGGGACCGCCGGGGAAAT GCGTCACCAGCGCAGTAACGAGCTGCGCGACCTGGCATTGCTGGGTTACTTCAGCCAGCTACAGTCTGCAGGACTCGACCCCATCCGCCCCCTGCACTGCTTCACCCCCTACCAG GTGCCTCACTCGGCTGTAGCCCTCGGAGTCACGCACTGTGACGTGGCCCCCAACCACATCCTGTACGCCGCTAACGCCAGTTTAGTGGCTCTGTGCTGTCTGAGTGAAAAAGTGTCAGGAAGAGGTGGACCTGTGCTGCTGTCTCAAACCCCCATCTGTCAGTGCGTGGGCTTAG GTGTCCTCAGAGGCGTGGACATGGCTCGAGGGCTCTACTTTCTAGTCACCCCAGTGCCTCCTGCGACCCTGAGGCAGGTCAACTGCCTGCTGTTAGGGGAGATCACGCTGCCTAAACTCCTGCTCACTGTCCAG CACGGTGTTGAAACAGAGCTCCCTTACGTCACCACAGATTACAGCTTCGAGGTCACCGGTGCAGGAAAAGTCCACGTCTTCAAAGGGCTCGCAAGACCCGGTTTTGTCAAAGCTAAACCCAATAACTGA